A genomic segment from Sulfitobacter mediterraneus encodes:
- the argB gene encoding acetylglutamate kinase, with protein sequence MRKQDMNRDWIATAQTLSQALPYLQRYADATVVIKLGGHAMGSDEAMQEFARDVTLMRQIGVNPVVVHGGGPMINAMLKRLDIQSEFVDGKRVTDAATMEVVEMVLSGLVNARIVQAITEQGGRAVGLSGKDSGLIMCEPENPALGLVGKPSKVDPRILRDLADKGIIPVIAPLGMGANGETFNINGDTAAGAIAAALKADRLLLLTDVAGVKNSAGEVLTELTSDQIRDMVADGTIAGGMIPKTETALAAIDGGVRAAVIIDGRAPNACLLELFTEHGAGSIIRKG encoded by the coding sequence ATGAGAAAACAAGACATGAACCGCGATTGGATTGCCACCGCCCAGACGCTCAGTCAGGCGCTCCCCTATCTGCAACGCTATGCCGACGCCACTGTGGTGATCAAACTTGGCGGGCATGCCATGGGCAGTGATGAGGCAATGCAGGAATTTGCCCGTGACGTGACCCTGATGCGGCAGATTGGCGTGAACCCTGTTGTTGTGCATGGCGGCGGGCCAATGATCAACGCCATGCTCAAACGGCTCGATATTCAGTCGGAATTTGTGGATGGCAAACGTGTGACCGATGCCGCCACCATGGAAGTGGTGGAAATGGTCCTCTCCGGTCTGGTCAATGCGCGTATTGTTCAGGCGATCACCGAACAGGGTGGCCGTGCGGTGGGCCTGTCCGGCAAGGACAGCGGGCTGATCATGTGCGAGCCTGAGAACCCCGCGTTGGGCCTTGTTGGCAAGCCGAGCAAGGTCGATCCGCGCATCCTGCGTGATCTGGCGGACAAGGGCATTATTCCGGTGATTGCCCCGCTTGGCATGGGCGCGAATGGCGAGACATTTAATATCAACGGTGACACGGCAGCGGGGGCAATTGCCGCGGCGCTCAAGGCGGATCGCCTCTTGCTGTTGACAGATGTTGCTGGCGTCAAAAACAGCGCCGGCGAGGTGCTGACCGAACTGACGTCAGATCAGATCCGCGACATGGTCGCGGATGGCACCATCGCGGGCGGTATGATCCCCAAGACAGAGACCGCGCTGGCCGCGATTGACGGGGGTGTCCGGGCGGCGGTGATTATTGATGGACGTGCACCGAACGCCTGCCTGCTTGAGCTGTTCACCGAACATGGTGCAGGCAGCATCATCCGCAAGGGATGA